Proteins co-encoded in one Zymomonas mobilis subsp. mobilis ATCC 10988 genomic window:
- a CDS encoding Rne/Rng family ribonuclease, whose product MTLTKMLIDARHREETRVAVIKGNRIEEFDFESADRRQLKGNIYLAKVTRVEPSLQAAFVDYGGNRQGFLAFSEIHPDYYQIPREDREALLREEEEYSARHNKQQESEDDEEGEDLSDSEAIRNDANDDSLENLRNRRRHFGRHHYRIQDVIRRRQVLLVQVVKEERGNKGAALTTYLSLAGRYCVLMPNTSNGGGISRKISNLADRKRLKSIMAELNLPSSMGCIVRTAGLQRTKTEIKRDFDYLARLWDEIREKTLLSQAPALIYGDSDLVKRAIRDIYSREIDEILVEGDDGYRAARNFMKLLMPSHVRKVRPYADPAPLFQRFGVEAQLNAMYQPIVQLKSGGYLVINPTEALVSIDINSGRSTREHNIEQTATATNLEAAAEIARQLRLRDMAGLIVIDFIDMESSANIRRVEKAMKDALKHDRARIQVGHISSFGLMEMSRQRLRTGMLEASTVPCPHCQGSGLMLTTPSAGLMALRMIEDEASRGNGSQIHVLTSLDSAIYVLNKKRKELGSIETLYGVTILIDGDPLRGNNQISVESAGPPPSHGLMLPPPLPTSSPDEIDDYEEEPEIEEIEAEEVIEAPFRRNHRQNMARRNSSYNAEVAIQDNQRMEPKEATQAFLNTEEDASHEEDSEHSRRNRRSRRGRRGGRRRNGENFAEKPLMLSSEASEATSPDEDTPIKESYESEALPVEKDVAEKSTPTEETSEAENKTARSSRTRRRPRARSPKVESESYQAPANVLHEETPPTETAVVEVKNEEPIAEKPATEAETAVVASSEPETVEETKPKRVRKRTTTTRRKKAEPKTADKAEESEDSEAEAKPKRPATRRTRTTKAATAKVAAKKAETESETPVVVKAEAKTVEKADDTAIKSETPKDSDAAPVSDSKEEAEKPAPRRGWWQRTFGE is encoded by the coding sequence ATGACTCTTACTAAAATGTTGATTGACGCCCGCCACAGGGAAGAAACCCGGGTTGCCGTCATCAAAGGTAACCGTATCGAAGAATTTGATTTTGAATCGGCTGACCGTCGCCAATTAAAAGGCAATATTTATCTGGCCAAGGTTACCCGTGTCGAACCTTCCTTACAGGCGGCTTTTGTCGATTATGGCGGCAATCGTCAGGGATTTTTAGCTTTTTCAGAAATTCACCCCGATTATTATCAAATTCCCCGCGAAGACCGCGAAGCGCTTCTTCGTGAGGAAGAAGAATATTCTGCACGCCATAACAAGCAGCAGGAAAGTGAAGATGATGAAGAGGGCGAAGATCTCTCTGATTCCGAAGCCATCCGCAACGATGCCAATGATGACAGCCTCGAAAATTTAAGAAATCGGCGGCGACATTTTGGGCGGCATCATTACCGGATACAGGATGTTATCCGGCGGCGGCAGGTTTTGCTGGTTCAGGTTGTCAAAGAAGAACGCGGTAACAAAGGCGCCGCTCTCACGACCTATCTTTCTTTGGCTGGTCGCTATTGCGTCTTGATGCCGAATACCAGCAATGGTGGCGGTATTTCCCGCAAAATTTCCAATCTAGCCGATCGGAAAAGATTAAAGTCCATCATGGCAGAATTAAATCTGCCTAGCTCAATGGGCTGCATTGTCAGAACGGCTGGCCTGCAACGAACAAAAACCGAAATCAAACGCGATTTCGATTATCTTGCCCGCTTATGGGATGAAATTCGCGAAAAAACGCTTTTGTCACAGGCTCCGGCGCTTATCTATGGCGATAGCGATCTTGTGAAACGGGCTATCCGTGACATCTATAGCCGCGAAATTGATGAAATTCTGGTCGAAGGCGATGACGGTTATCGGGCGGCACGGAATTTCATGAAGCTGTTGATGCCTAGCCACGTCCGCAAAGTGCGGCCTTATGCTGATCCGGCACCTCTGTTTCAGCGTTTCGGAGTAGAAGCGCAGCTTAACGCCATGTATCAGCCGATTGTTCAGCTTAAATCGGGCGGTTATCTGGTTATCAATCCAACCGAAGCCTTGGTCTCGATTGATATCAACTCTGGCCGTTCGACGCGCGAACATAATATTGAGCAGACGGCCACCGCAACCAATCTCGAAGCGGCAGCCGAAATCGCAAGACAGCTTCGCCTGCGCGATATGGCCGGATTGATTGTCATTGACTTCATTGACATGGAATCAAGCGCCAATATCCGTCGGGTTGAAAAGGCCATGAAAGATGCCTTGAAACATGACCGCGCCCGTATTCAGGTCGGCCATATTTCCAGCTTCGGCCTAATGGAAATGAGCCGCCAACGTTTAAGAACCGGTATGCTCGAAGCCTCGACTGTCCCCTGCCCGCATTGTCAGGGATCGGGATTGATGCTGACCACGCCTTCTGCAGGTTTGATGGCCTTGCGGATGATCGAAGATGAAGCCTCACGCGGCAATGGCAGTCAGATTCACGTTTTGACTTCACTTGATTCCGCTATTTATGTCCTCAACAAAAAGCGGAAAGAACTGGGCAGCATCGAAACCCTTTATGGGGTGACGATCCTGATCGATGGCGATCCTCTGCGTGGCAATAATCAGATATCCGTAGAATCGGCAGGGCCTCCCCCCAGCCATGGCCTGATGTTACCACCGCCTTTGCCGACTTCCTCACCAGACGAAATCGACGATTATGAGGAAGAGCCAGAGATCGAAGAAATCGAAGCTGAAGAGGTTATCGAAGCCCCCTTCCGTCGGAATCATCGCCAAAATATGGCTCGTCGCAATTCGTCCTATAATGCCGAAGTAGCGATTCAGGATAACCAACGTATGGAGCCCAAAGAGGCTACACAGGCGTTCCTGAATACAGAAGAAGATGCCAGCCACGAAGAAGACAGCGAACATAGCCGTCGTAATCGTCGCAGTCGGCGGGGCAGACGAGGCGGTCGTCGTCGCAATGGTGAAAATTTTGCCGAAAAACCTTTGATGCTTTCTTCGGAGGCCTCAGAAGCCACATCGCCTGATGAGGATACCCCCATCAAGGAAAGCTATGAAAGCGAAGCTCTGCCGGTAGAAAAAGACGTTGCAGAAAAAAGCACGCCGACAGAAGAAACCAGCGAAGCTGAAAACAAAACAGCTCGCAGCAGTCGGACAAGACGCCGCCCTCGCGCTCGCTCACCTAAAGTAGAAAGCGAAAGCTATCAGGCACCGGCAAATGTTCTTCACGAAGAAACGCCTCCGACGGAAACAGCCGTCGTAGAAGTGAAGAACGAAGAACCGATTGCAGAAAAACCGGCCACCGAGGCAGAAACAGCGGTCGTCGCTTCCAGTGAACCCGAAACGGTAGAAGAAACAAAACCAAAGCGGGTCAGAAAACGGACAACGACTACCCGTCGTAAAAAAGCGGAACCGAAAACCGCGGACAAAGCCGAGGAGTCAGAAGACAGCGAAGCCGAAGCCAAGCCAAAACGTCCGGCGACAAGACGGACGAGAACGACCAAGGCCGCTACAGCAAAAGTAGCCGCTAAAAAGGCTGAAACCGAAAGCGAAACGCCAGTCGTCGTCAAGGCTGAAGCCAAGACGGTTGAAAAGGCGGATGACACGGCCATCAAATCAGAAACCCCCAAGGATTCTGATGCTGCCCCTGTATCCGACAGCAAGGAAGAAGCTGAAAAGCCAGCTCCCCGTCGTGGTTGGTGGCAGCGGACATTTGGTGAATAA
- a CDS encoding L-serine ammonia-lyase: MVSSVFELFKIGIGPSSSHTMGPMIAAADFIQALDKKQVSRIVVTLFGSLALTGRGHATDRAILLGLSGERPDQVNVDDIEPIISRIQQEKALHFANGDIIPFDPDKDILWEKKKRLSFHSNAMHFVAYNHKNHILLENTAYSIGGGTIVERAPEEGAKLPPQLQDEDIPYPYHSARDLLEIAIETGLSIADIQRQNELASLSEEELTQGIERIAQTMEECIERGMSETGVLPGGLRVRRRAPALYARLKAIHSDRAIDPLAALDWINLWALAVNEENASGGRIVTAPTNGAAGIIPAVLRYYRRFIQGDITKGIENFLLTATAIGALFKENASISGAEVGCQGEVGVACSMAAAGFAAALDASPRQIENAAEIGMEHNLGLTCDPIGGLVQVPCIERNAVGSIKAIEAARLAMIGDGNHRVSLDQVIETMLRTGLDMNANYKETSQGGLALC; this comes from the coding sequence ATGGTTAGCAGTGTTTTCGAATTGTTCAAAATAGGCATTGGGCCTTCGTCCTCCCACACGATGGGGCCCATGATCGCCGCCGCCGATTTCATTCAAGCGCTGGACAAAAAACAGGTAAGCCGGATTGTGGTTACCCTTTTCGGCTCTTTGGCACTGACCGGACGCGGCCATGCCACCGATCGTGCGATTTTATTAGGTCTATCCGGTGAAAGACCGGATCAAGTCAATGTCGACGACATCGAACCGATTATCAGCCGTATTCAACAGGAAAAAGCTCTCCATTTTGCAAATGGAGACATCATTCCCTTTGACCCTGACAAAGACATCCTTTGGGAAAAGAAAAAACGGTTATCCTTTCATTCCAATGCGATGCATTTTGTCGCCTACAACCATAAAAACCATATTCTCCTTGAGAACACAGCCTATTCTATCGGAGGTGGGACAATTGTTGAACGCGCCCCAGAAGAGGGCGCAAAATTGCCGCCACAACTACAAGATGAAGATATCCCCTATCCGTATCATTCCGCGCGGGACTTACTGGAAATCGCTATCGAAACGGGGCTTTCCATTGCCGACATCCAACGCCAGAATGAATTGGCAAGCCTCAGTGAAGAAGAATTAACGCAAGGCATTGAACGCATTGCCCAAACTATGGAAGAATGCATCGAACGCGGGATGAGTGAAACCGGCGTTCTGCCGGGCGGTTTGCGGGTCAGACGACGCGCCCCTGCCCTTTATGCCCGATTAAAAGCGATCCATAGCGATCGCGCCATTGACCCTCTAGCGGCTTTGGATTGGATCAATCTTTGGGCTTTGGCTGTTAATGAAGAAAATGCTTCGGGTGGTCGAATTGTTACTGCGCCAACCAACGGAGCAGCTGGCATCATTCCTGCTGTTTTGCGTTATTATCGCCGTTTCATCCAAGGTGACATCACAAAAGGGATTGAAAATTTTCTGCTAACCGCAACCGCTATTGGCGCGCTATTCAAGGAAAACGCTTCCATTTCGGGGGCAGAGGTCGGCTGTCAGGGTGAAGTCGGGGTCGCTTGCTCAATGGCTGCCGCTGGTTTTGCTGCGGCCTTGGATGCGTCTCCTCGCCAGATAGAAAATGCCGCTGAAATCGGCATGGAACATAATCTTGGCTTAACCTGCGATCCTATTGGAGGATTAGTGCAGGTGCCTTGCATTGAAAGAAATGCGGTTGGCTCAATCAAGGCAATCGAAGCAGCACGCTTGGCGATGATTGG
- a CDS encoding DsbA family protein gives MPDMPQPTEEVRVENNSCHKKSCLCSALAGAVGGGVVVLGYLLSSHLISGKSGEPVRDYLMEHPEVIPQAMEALQQRETDKLVSQNRTALEMPFAGAWDGAEKGRVTIVEFSDYACGFCRKANGDLNRLLSEDKDIRLVIRQLPILGPDSEIAARTALAIAKNSSKFSEFHHQIYNSKHLSPEVIVDIVKSLGLNPQDIAKQGSDPAITQEITKNILLARELGLTGTPAFIIGDKVFSGVAGYDALKEAVAKIREKSSK, from the coding sequence ATGCCCGATATGCCGCAGCCAACCGAGGAAGTAAGAGTGGAAAATAACAGCTGTCATAAAAAAAGTTGCCTTTGTTCTGCTCTAGCTGGAGCCGTCGGTGGTGGCGTTGTCGTGCTAGGCTATCTGTTATCAAGCCATTTGATATCAGGAAAATCGGGCGAACCGGTTCGGGACTATCTTATGGAACATCCCGAAGTTATTCCCCAAGCCATGGAAGCGCTACAGCAACGGGAAACCGACAAGCTAGTTTCACAAAACAGAACGGCTTTGGAAATGCCTTTTGCGGGTGCATGGGATGGGGCAGAAAAAGGCCGCGTGACGATTGTCGAATTCTCGGACTATGCTTGCGGTTTTTGTCGTAAAGCCAACGGCGATCTCAACCGCCTTTTATCCGAAGATAAAGATATCCGTCTGGTGATACGGCAATTGCCAATCTTGGGGCCCGACAGTGAGATTGCTGCTCGCACAGCATTAGCTATTGCGAAAAACAGTTCTAAATTCAGTGAATTTCATCACCAGATTTATAACAGCAAACATCTTTCACCCGAAGTCATCGTCGATATCGTCAAATCCTTAGGACTCAATCCTCAGGACATCGCTAAACAGGGTAGCGATCCAGCCATCACGCAAGAGATTACTAAAAATATTCTACTGGCGAGAGAATTGGGTCTAACCGGCACGCCTGCCTTTATTATTGGAGACAAAGTCTTCTCCGGTGTTGCTGGATATGACGCCTTAAAGGAAGCTGTCGCCAAAATTCGAGAAAAATCGTCAAAATAA
- a CDS encoding N-acetylmuramoyl-L-alanine amidase family protein → MVEGFKLKFLKKKPFGSIIFFLFFVSHESWAAVVPMAKPVRIPIARESGSAPSMPRIYGARVSGRPLVLIDPGHGGHDPGSSSRDGRLREKEVTLAIGLAIRDALIRSGRVRVALTREDDRFLPLVTRREIGRRMNADLLISIHADSAAVGNPHGATIYTLSEVASDKIAARLAARENQADISGSRELRNQNSEVKSILYDLTRRETMNASVSFASLLQRELQDRIPFRSHYHRFAGFVVLKAPDVPSVLMETGYISNPVEAARLFSRGYRENLALGVRRAIEIYFARRLARLAEVSDLKPDRSKEKIVTRKIKR, encoded by the coding sequence ATGGTCGAGGGTTTTAAGCTGAAATTTTTGAAAAAAAAGCCTTTTGGTTCGATTATCTTTTTTTTGTTTTTCGTATCTCATGAGTCTTGGGCTGCAGTTGTGCCGATGGCAAAACCGGTTCGGATACCCATCGCGCGTGAATCTGGTTCTGCTCCATCAATGCCTCGCATCTATGGGGCGCGGGTTTCCGGTCGTCCTTTAGTCTTGATTGATCCCGGTCATGGAGGGCATGACCCCGGCTCTTCCTCTCGCGATGGACGGTTGCGAGAAAAAGAAGTGACTTTGGCGATTGGTCTTGCCATTCGGGATGCCCTTATCCGGTCGGGGCGGGTTAGAGTGGCATTGACGCGCGAAGATGACCGTTTTTTGCCTTTGGTGACCCGAAGAGAAATCGGGCGGCGGATGAATGCTGATCTTCTTATTTCTATTCATGCGGATAGTGCGGCTGTCGGGAATCCGCATGGGGCAACCATTTATACTTTGTCGGAAGTCGCCTCGGACAAGATTGCAGCACGCTTGGCGGCTAGAGAAAATCAGGCCGATATTTCGGGTTCAAGAGAATTGAGAAATCAGAATAGTGAAGTAAAATCTATTCTTTATGATTTGACCCGTCGTGAAACGATGAATGCTTCTGTGTCTTTTGCGTCGCTTTTACAAAGAGAATTGCAGGATAGAATCCCTTTTCGTAGTCATTACCATCGCTTTGCGGGCTTTGTCGTTTTAAAAGCACCGGATGTGCCTTCTGTTCTTATGGAAACAGGTTATATCTCCAATCCTGTGGAAGCAGCGCGTCTTTTTTCGCGGGGATATCGCGAAAATCTGGCTTTGGGGGTCAGACGTGCGATTGAAATTTATTTTGCCCGACGATTAGCGCGATTGGCAGAAGTTTCTGATTTGAAACCGGATAGGTCGAAAGAAAAAATCGTTACAAGGAAAATAAAAAGATAA
- a CDS encoding MurR/RpiR family transcriptional regulator, giving the protein MKAHKVKKDTSNLAILIHQASENFTQAERRIAQILFASDMMAGLETVAKLGAKAKVSGPTVLRFVSKLGFSSFPEFQASLRGELYQKLIYNTPQNQDDTANHVSDRPAVASVLQEADSFFENCMHRTLQQINACELEDVTELLADCSRNVYIVGNHLTHPIAELFWYQLHRLRPRTHLVQNNAFTPYEQLIDSGRRDILLLFDICHYQEDIALLAEQAHQRRTTIILITDPKLSPVSRLAHHVLTCDFTLFTSHESLVPCLVMVELLAASLEKKLGADALIRQQNIEKAEQDLKEKHLFPRPPQN; this is encoded by the coding sequence ATGAAAGCGCATAAAGTAAAAAAAGATACATCAAATCTTGCTATTCTAATTCATCAGGCGTCAGAAAATTTCACGCAGGCTGAAAGGCGAATTGCTCAGATATTATTTGCCAGCGATATGATGGCCGGTTTAGAAACCGTTGCAAAACTGGGGGCGAAGGCCAAAGTAAGCGGGCCCACCGTGCTGCGCTTCGTTTCAAAATTGGGTTTCAGCAGTTTTCCTGAATTTCAAGCCAGTTTACGGGGCGAGTTATATCAAAAACTCATCTATAATACGCCCCAAAATCAGGATGATACCGCCAATCATGTCAGCGACCGTCCAGCCGTTGCGTCTGTGCTTCAAGAAGCTGACAGCTTCTTTGAAAATTGTATGCACAGGACGTTACAGCAGATCAACGCTTGTGAATTAGAGGATGTGACCGAACTTCTGGCCGATTGCTCGCGCAATGTTTACATTGTCGGTAACCATCTCACACATCCGATTGCCGAATTATTCTGGTATCAGTTACACCGATTACGCCCTCGCACGCATTTGGTGCAGAACAATGCTTTTACGCCTTATGAACAACTCATAGATAGCGGAAGACGTGATATCTTGTTGCTCTTTGATATCTGCCATTATCAAGAAGACATTGCTCTCTTGGCGGAACAGGCACATCAAAGACGCACCACCATTATTCTGATAACGGATCCGAAATTATCACCGGTTTCCCGTTTGGCACATCATGTATTGACCTGCGATTTTACGCTTTTCACATCACATGAATCTTTGGTGCCTTGTCTGGTCATGGTAGAATTGCTGGCGGCATCGCTTGAAAAAAAGCTTGGAGCGGATGCGCTTATCCGGCAGCAAAATATAGAAAAAGCGGAACAGGATCTAAAAGAAAAACATCTTTTTCCCCGCCCGCCACAAAATTAG
- a CDS encoding M48 family metalloprotease, producing MIRRFWLFISCLMISFTLIQSAAFAQEILQDAESDALLKKALAPLVAATGLRDVKILIVNDSEINAFVAGGQMVFINSGTIMAADNINQIQGVVAHELGHVTAGHVINSSGIKEAGRISVAAMILQAVLVPLSAIVPAAGAIGTMLGGIGSQVAVQHYLAFTRTQEASADAAAVKFLKRADISGRGLLEFFGKIRKMEYRSMPADSDGSFASDHPMTADREMMLRGDLENLPSWNRPIDPQLQQSFLRVRAKLTGYLADPNEVLKEYPDDAHNIPDLYARAYAFHRLSYFKQSMDEVEKLLKLIPKDPYFLELKGQILLESGHPDDALEPYREATEISQSPLIAASFGHALMATEDSSHYAEAKKVLTVAVDREEDNPLAWFVLGSIYDREGDVAHMNLATAERYSLSGQTTLAMDAADMALKGLDPNSAEWRRANDIATTARQALASKKKK from the coding sequence ATGATACGCCGTTTTTGGCTCTTCATCTCTTGTTTGATGATCAGCTTTACGTTGATTCAGTCAGCCGCCTTTGCACAGGAAATTCTTCAGGATGCCGAGAGCGATGCTCTTTTAAAGAAGGCATTGGCACCTTTGGTCGCGGCTACTGGATTACGGGATGTCAAAATCCTGATCGTCAATGATTCTGAAATCAATGCCTTTGTTGCCGGTGGACAGATGGTCTTTATCAATTCTGGCACGATCATGGCAGCCGATAACATCAACCAGATTCAAGGCGTTGTCGCCCATGAATTAGGGCATGTAACCGCAGGGCATGTTATCAACTCAAGCGGTATTAAAGAAGCAGGACGCATCAGTGTCGCGGCAATGATTTTACAAGCGGTTTTGGTACCGCTTTCTGCCATCGTTCCAGCAGCGGGTGCCATCGGAACCATGCTAGGCGGGATCGGCAGTCAGGTCGCGGTGCAGCATTACCTTGCCTTCACCCGTACACAAGAAGCCAGTGCCGATGCCGCTGCCGTCAAATTTTTAAAAAGAGCGGATATCTCTGGACGAGGTTTGTTGGAATTTTTCGGAAAAATCCGCAAAATGGAATATCGCTCGATGCCCGCCGATTCCGATGGAAGCTTTGCCAGCGACCATCCTATGACGGCTGATCGTGAAATGATGCTTCGGGGTGATCTTGAGAATCTCCCTTCTTGGAACCGTCCCATAGATCCCCAGTTACAGCAGAGCTTCCTTCGGGTCAGAGCCAAATTAACCGGCTATCTTGCTGACCCTAACGAAGTACTGAAAGAATATCCGGACGATGCCCATAATATTCCCGATCTTTACGCTCGGGCTTATGCTTTTCATCGCCTGTCCTATTTCAAGCAATCAATGGATGAAGTTGAAAAGCTGCTCAAACTCATTCCTAAAGACCCCTATTTTCTGGAATTAAAGGGTCAAATTCTACTCGAATCCGGCCATCCGGATGACGCTTTGGAACCCTATAGAGAGGCAACCGAAATATCACAGTCGCCGCTTATTGCGGCCTCCTTTGGTCACGCCTTGATGGCAACAGAAGATTCTTCCCATTATGCTGAAGCTAAAAAAGTGCTGACAGTTGCCGTTGATCGGGAAGAGGATAATCCGCTTGCATGGTTTGTCCTTGGCAGCATCTATGACCGCGAAGGCGATGTTGCCCATATGAATTTGGCCACTGCCGAACGCTACAGCCTTAGTGGTCAAACCACTCTAGCGATGGATGCGGCGGATATGGCGCTAAAAGGACTTGATCCGAATAGCGCTGAATGGCGACGTGCTAACGATATTGCGACAACGGCCCGTCAGGCACTGGCTAGCAAGAAGAAAAAATAA
- a CDS encoding penicillin-binding protein 1A, whose translation MSDPLKIRGTTSQRKKQKIQKKMSVKRFWHGKIFRSFFLLLVVGCSFSGFLFWRYFIRDLPSVEMLADYHLPMPAVVRDGNGMPFGHFVREHREKLNYEDFPPVVIQAFLSAEDKSFFSHHGINGAAFLKAVYEYFTKMGSGERAHGGSTITQQVAKNLLVGDEYSPTRKVKEALLAFQIEHLLTKRQILEIYLNQIFLGRNAYGVSAAAKAYFGKTVKDLSLPEAAFLAILPKAPSNYTPERYMERALGRRAYVLHQMMLNGYITAFQYTEASQTPLGVIKPHIIAKAPVKGGYFLEEVRRELVNRFGESAKDGENNVYSGGLWVRTSFDPALQESAETALRDGFVRFERDHGWNGRVGNIDPGEGWQERLIAANIGTGYADWYAAVILEKENGRAKIGFEDGQEDYLYPWGAAMPRHDTETSAWRFLHEGDIIIVKKIDNFWILRSLPAVSGGMVVEDPHTGRVMAMQGGFDYRNGDFNRATQAERQPGSTFKPFVYSAALDHGMTPASIIVDGPFCVYQSARLGMKCFRNFSGGYSGPQTMRWGVEQSRNLMTVRAAAQTGMAHVVKMAEKAEINPPGHPYPPVLGIALGAGNTTVMRLTNGYSMLANQGRRLHPSLIDYVQDRNGKVIYKSDDRICSGCNLPEWDGQPMPRPHHTNGQAINAMTAYQMLHILEGVVQRGTAAILRDLGRPMFGKTGTSTGPTNVWFVGGSADLVAGLYVGYDRPRSMGHSAQGGTVAAPIFKQFAQRSMTEMPVKPFPVAPDIHMVKIDRYSGLRIYGSAPVNPADPMSPIIWEAFKPDNEPRRSFYRPAVVAAAVTPVPNNTTDDSHKSEAVKAQPVAPPVNLPHPNDRSSLQK comes from the coding sequence ATGTCTGATCCCTTAAAAATAAGGGGGACAACATCGCAGCGAAAAAAACAGAAAATACAGAAAAAAATGTCTGTTAAACGATTTTGGCATGGAAAGATTTTTCGGTCTTTCTTTCTGTTGTTGGTTGTCGGCTGCTCTTTTTCCGGCTTTCTGTTCTGGCGGTATTTTATCCGAGATTTACCATCAGTTGAAATGCTGGCTGATTATCATTTGCCGATGCCGGCGGTTGTGCGCGATGGCAATGGGATGCCCTTTGGTCATTTTGTTCGCGAACATCGTGAAAAGCTGAATTATGAAGATTTCCCGCCTGTGGTTATTCAGGCTTTTTTATCGGCAGAAGATAAATCCTTCTTTTCCCATCACGGGATCAATGGCGCTGCCTTCTTAAAAGCCGTGTATGAATATTTTACCAAAATGGGCAGTGGAGAACGCGCCCATGGCGGTTCTACCATTACCCAGCAGGTAGCCAAGAATTTATTGGTAGGGGATGAATATTCCCCGACCCGCAAAGTCAAAGAAGCTCTTTTGGCTTTCCAGATCGAGCATCTGTTAACGAAGCGCCAGATTCTAGAAATTTATCTCAATCAGATTTTTTTAGGGCGGAATGCCTATGGTGTCAGTGCCGCTGCTAAAGCCTATTTCGGAAAAACAGTGAAAGATCTGTCTTTACCGGAAGCGGCTTTTTTAGCCATTCTGCCAAAAGCACCGTCCAATTATACCCCTGAACGCTATATGGAGCGCGCTTTGGGACGGCGTGCTTATGTCCTGCATCAGATGATGTTGAATGGCTATATTACTGCCTTTCAATATACCGAGGCTAGTCAAACGCCTTTGGGTGTTATTAAGCCGCATATTATCGCTAAAGCTCCTGTTAAGGGGGGCTATTTTCTTGAAGAAGTGCGGCGGGAATTGGTGAACCGTTTTGGCGAGAGTGCCAAAGACGGCGAGAATAACGTTTATTCCGGTGGGTTATGGGTTAGAACCTCTTTTGATCCTGCGCTTCAGGAATCCGCCGAAACCGCCTTAAGGGATGGCTTTGTTCGTTTTGAACGGGATCATGGTTGGAATGGACGCGTCGGGAATATTGATCCAGGTGAGGGGTGGCAAGAACGGCTGATCGCTGCCAATATCGGCACCGGTTATGCGGATTGGTATGCGGCTGTTATCCTAGAAAAAGAAAATGGTCGCGCCAAAATTGGCTTTGAAGATGGTCAGGAAGATTATCTTTATCCATGGGGGGCAGCGATGCCGCGCCATGATACTGAAACCTCGGCATGGCGGTTTTTGCATGAAGGCGATATTATTATCGTCAAGAAAATCGACAATTTTTGGATATTACGTAGCCTTCCCGCTGTTTCCGGCGGCATGGTGGTAGAAGACCCCCATACAGGCCGAGTCATGGCAATGCAGGGAGGATTTGACTACCGGAACGGGGATTTTAACCGCGCCACCCAAGCCGAAAGACAACCGGGATCCACCTTTAAGCCTTTTGTTTATTCAGCGGCTTTGGATCACGGTATGACACCGGCCTCTATCATTGTTGATGGCCCTTTCTGCGTCTATCAATCTGCTCGTTTGGGTATGAAATGTTTTCGTAACTTTTCCGGTGGTTATTCGGGCCCCCAGACAATGCGTTGGGGTGTTGAGCAATCCCGAAATTTGATGACGGTGAGAGCGGCCGCCCAGACAGGAATGGCGCATGTCGTCAAAATGGCCGAAAAAGCCGAAATCAATCCGCCGGGGCATCCTTATCCACCGGTATTGGGCATCGCTTTGGGCGCGGGCAATACCACTGTTATGCGCCTCACCAATGGTTATTCGATGTTAGCCAATCAAGGGCGGCGCTTGCATCCGAGTTTGATTGATTACGTCCAAGATCGGAATGGGAAGGTTATTTATAAATCGGATGACCGGATATGCAGCGGATGCAATCTGCCAGAATGGGATGGTCAACCCATGCCGAGGCCGCATCATACCAATGGGCAGGCGATCAATGCGATGACGGCTTATCAGATGCTGCATATCTTAGAAGGGGTTGTTCAACGAGGAACTGCCGCGATCTTGCGGGATTTGGGGCGTCCCATGTTTGGTAAGACTGGCACCTCGACAGGGCCGACCAATGTCTGGTTTGTTGGCGGATCTGCGGATTTGGTCGCAGGGCTTTATGTCGGTTATGATCGTCCCCGTTCGATGGGACATAGCGCCCAAGGGGGTACTGTAGCTGCCCCGATTTTTAAACAATTTGCCCAGCGCAGTATGACAGAGATGCCTGTGAAACCTTTTCCGGTGGCACCTGATATTCATATGGTAAAAATAGATCGCTATTCAGGTTTGCGGATCTATGGTTCTGCGCCCGTCAATCCTGCCGATCCGATGAGTCCGATTATATGGGAGGCTTTTAAACCCGATAATGAGCCGCGTCGGAGTTTCTATCGACCTGCGGTTGTTGCGGCAGCCGTTACGCCTGTTCCCAATAATACGACCGATGACAGCCATAAAAGTGAGGCTGTC